A genome region from Bacteroidales bacterium includes the following:
- a CDS encoding amino acid-binding protein yields MIVKQLSVFLENRAGRINEVAKVLAANGVDMFAFSLAESSDFGILRLLVSDNALATKILKEAHFAVKESDVVCVEVPNQPGALASIVENISSKNISIEYMYAFAQGGVANIVIKTADIDACVEAIK; encoded by the coding sequence ATGATAGTAAAACAGTTATCGGTGTTTCTTGAAAACCGTGCAGGAAGAATTAACGAGGTAGCAAAAGTGTTGGCTGCTAATGGTGTGGATATGTTTGCTTTCAGCCTTGCTGAAAGTAGCGACTTTGGTATCCTCCGCCTATTGGTGTCGGATAATGCTCTTGCAACAAAGATTCTTAAAGAGGCTCACTTTGCAGTTAAAGAGAGCGATGTTGTGTGTGTTGAAGTTCCTAACCAACCCGGAGCATTAGCTTCAATTGTTGAGAATATCTCTTCAAAGAATATCTCAATTGAGTATATGTATGCCTTTGCTCAAGGTGGCGTTGCAAATATCGTTATCAAAACTGCTGATATTGACGCTTGTGTGGAAGCAATTAAATAG
- a CDS encoding phenylacetate--CoA ligase: MIWNKNKECMSREEMRQLQGARLRKLVDNVYHNVPFYREKMQAMNIMPDDIKTIDDIKKLPFTTKQDLRDNYPFGLNAVPQSAIVRVHASSGTTGRPTVVGYTRRDLAVWSEAIARCLAAFGASREDTISVAYGYGLFTGGLGLHYGVEHLGASVVPTSSGNTDKHILLIKDLGITGVACTPSYALHMAEVMRKKGITPDDLKLRIGIFGGEPWTENMRKSLEEKLQIDAYNIYGLSEIMGPGVSHECECKNGSHIIEDHFFPEIINPETCEVLPEGEQGELVFTTLTKEGMPLLRYRTKDLCSLIYEPCECGRTSVRMTRIMGRSDDMLIIRGINVFPSQIESVILQLPEFEPQYLLVVTRENNRDNLEVHVELKEEYYSDEINKTIEMRDRLARRLQSVLSISADVKIVSPNTLERSVGKSKRVIDKRVLE, encoded by the coding sequence ATGATTTGGAATAAAAATAAGGAGTGTATGTCGCGAGAGGAGATGCGACAACTTCAAGGTGCAAGATTAAGAAAATTGGTTGATAATGTATATCACAATGTGCCTTTCTATCGCGAAAAGATGCAGGCTATGAATATTATGCCTGATGACATCAAAACTATTGATGATATTAAAAAATTGCCTTTTACTACTAAGCAAGACCTTCGCGATAACTATCCGTTTGGATTGAATGCTGTTCCTCAATCGGCTATTGTGAGAGTTCACGCTTCGTCTGGAACAACAGGACGCCCAACAGTTGTGGGTTATACTCGCAGAGATCTTGCTGTTTGGTCAGAGGCTATTGCTCGTTGTTTGGCCGCTTTTGGCGCTTCACGCGAAGATACTATCTCTGTGGCATACGGTTACGGATTGTTTACTGGTGGTTTAGGTTTGCACTATGGTGTTGAACATTTGGGTGCATCGGTTGTTCCAACTTCGAGCGGTAACACCGACAAACATATTCTTCTTATAAAAGATTTGGGTATTACTGGCGTGGCTTGTACTCCTTCGTATGCTCTGCACATGGCTGAGGTTATGCGTAAAAAAGGAATTACTCCTGATGACCTAAAACTTCGTATAGGTATATTTGGTGGTGAGCCTTGGACTGAGAATATGCGTAAGAGCCTTGAGGAGAAGTTACAAATAGATGCTTATAACATATATGGATTGAGCGAGATTATGGGTCCCGGTGTGTCGCATGAGTGTGAGTGCAAGAATGGCTCACATATCATCGAAGATCACTTCTTCCCTGAAATCATAAATCCTGAAACTTGCGAGGTGTTACCCGAAGGTGAGCAAGGAGAGTTGGTATTTACTACCCTTACTAAAGAGGGTATGCCTCTGTTGCGTTACAGAACTAAAGATCTTTGTTCTTTAATTTATGAACCTTGCGAGTGTGGACGTACAAGTGTGAGAATGACTCGTATTATGGGACGTAGCGATGATATGTTGATTATTCGTGGTATCAATGTATTCCCATCACAAATTGAGAGTGTTATTCTTCAGTTGCCAGAGTTTGAACCTCAATACTTGCTTGTTGTTACTCGTGAGAATAACCGCGATAACCTTGAAGTGCATGTTGAACTTAAGGAGGAGTACTACTCTGATGAGATTAATAAAACAATTGAGATGCGCGATCGTCTTGCTCGTCGCCTACAAAGCGTGTTGAGTATATCGGCTGATGTCAAGATTGTTTCGCCTAACACTCTTGAGCGTAGTGTTGGTAAATCAAAGAGAGTAATTGATAAACGTGTTCTTGAATAA
- a CDS encoding pyridoxal phosphate-dependent aminotransferase, with protein MNNRIFSEELVNEVAEELLIADLQRATIGEVLLLSSELERRTGIPFIRMDQGSPGLPSCVIGREAEKVALDRDVASQYPAAAGVPELKKEASRFVKAFIDIDIPAECCIPTVGSVAASYGSFIAVTQANPKKNKVLFIDPGFPIQRSQLKIIGADYLQFDIYSYRGEALRAKIESFFERGDIAAIIYSNPNNPAWICLEESELQIIGELADKYGVIVLEDLAYFCMDFRQYLGKPFTPPFVPTVGRYCKNYIVMLSSSKIFSYAGQRMAVACISPNLWNSCFEGLATRYGGKGHFGSTFTASIMYMITSGVTHSTQYGYAAMLKAATDGELDFVAETEEYARRAARMKKIFTDNGFYIVYDHDVTRKVGDGFFFTIGYPGIKSGELLKELLYYGVSSISLSTTGSEEEGVRACTSRMREELYPVLEERMRNFKMDHPI; from the coding sequence ATGAATAATAGAATATTTTCAGAAGAACTTGTAAATGAGGTTGCCGAAGAGTTGCTTATTGCCGACCTTCAACGTGCCACTATTGGCGAAGTGTTGCTGTTGTCGAGCGAGTTGGAGCGCCGTACAGGTATTCCCTTTATTCGTATGGATCAAGGCTCTCCGGGATTGCCCTCATGCGTGATTGGACGTGAGGCTGAGAAGGTGGCTCTTGACAGAGATGTTGCATCGCAATATCCTGCCGCGGCAGGTGTGCCCGAGCTCAAAAAAGAGGCATCGCGTTTTGTTAAGGCATTCATCGATATTGATATCCCTGCCGAGTGTTGTATCCCAACGGTGGGCTCGGTTGCCGCTTCGTATGGCTCGTTTATTGCTGTTACACAGGCTAACCCCAAAAAGAACAAAGTTCTTTTTATCGACCCCGGTTTCCCGATACAGCGTTCGCAACTTAAAATTATTGGTGCTGACTATCTTCAGTTTGATATATACTCATATCGCGGAGAGGCTTTGAGAGCAAAGATTGAGAGTTTCTTTGAGCGTGGAGATATTGCTGCTATAATATACTCAAACCCCAATAACCCTGCATGGATCTGTTTAGAGGAGAGCGAGTTGCAAATTATTGGTGAACTTGCCGATAAATATGGTGTGATTGTATTGGAAGATTTGGCATATTTCTGTATGGACTTCCGCCAATATCTTGGTAAGCCATTTACTCCACCATTTGTGCCTACTGTTGGTCGCTATTGCAAGAACTATATAGTTATGCTATCGTCATCAAAGATATTCTCATACGCAGGTCAACGTATGGCGGTGGCGTGTATTTCGCCTAATCTCTGGAATAGTTGTTTTGAGGGGTTGGCTACGCGTTATGGTGGCAAAGGACACTTTGGTTCTACATTTACGGCCTCTATAATGTATATGATAACTTCGGGTGTTACGCACTCAACTCAATATGGTTATGCCGCAATGCTTAAAGCTGCAACAGACGGAGAGTTGGATTTTGTTGCCGAAACCGAAGAGTATGCTCGTAGAGCGGCACGAATGAAAAAGATTTTTACCGATAACGGCTTTTATATTGTTTATGACCACGATGTTACTCGCAAGGTTGGTGATGGTTTCTTCTTTACAATAGGTTATCCGGGTATTAAGAGCGGTGAACTCCTAAAAGAGTTACTCTATTATGGTGTTAGTTCAATATCGCTCTCTACAACTGGTAGCGAGGAGGAGGGTGTTAGAGCCTGTACATCACGAATGAGAGAGGAACTATACCCTGTACTGGAGGAGCGTATGCGTAACTTTAAAATGGATCACCCTATTTAA
- a CDS encoding indolepyruvate oxidoreductase subunit beta: MKTDIILSGVGGQGILSIATVIGDAALNEGLHLKQAEVHGMSQRGGDVQSNLRISSEPIHSDLIPLGSANVIISLEPMEALRYMPYLAPDGWVITSSKPFINIPNYPEQELLDKELDKVKNIVLLDTAQIAADNGMPRSENMVLLGGAVDAIGLPLEMILDSVKRIFASKGDAVIEQNLKAVMLGYEAKSSF; the protein is encoded by the coding sequence ATGAAAACAGATATAATTCTTTCGGGTGTTGGCGGACAAGGTATTTTGTCGATTGCCACAGTTATTGGTGATGCTGCTCTTAACGAGGGGTTGCATTTGAAACAGGCTGAGGTTCATGGTATGAGCCAACGTGGTGGTGATGTTCAATCGAACTTGAGAATATCATCAGAGCCTATTCACTCTGACCTTATTCCTTTGGGCTCGGCTAATGTTATAATTTCGTTAGAGCCTATGGAGGCTTTGCGTTATATGCCATATCTTGCTCCTGATGGTTGGGTGATAACTTCATCAAAACCTTTTATAAATATTCCTAACTATCCCGAACAAGAACTTTTAGACAAAGAATTGGATAAGGTTAAAAACATTGTATTGCTTGATACTGCTCAAATTGCTGCCGATAATGGTATGCCTCGTTCAGAGAATATGGTTTTGTTGGGCGGTGCTGTTGATGCTATTGGTTTGCCTTTGGAGATGATTTTGGATAGTGTAAAACGTATATTTGCTTCAAAGGGCGATGCTGTTATTGAGCAAAACCTTAAAGCGGTTATGTTGGGGTATGAGGCAAAAAGTAGTTTTTAG